From the Labilibaculum sp. DW002 genome, one window contains:
- a CDS encoding TraR/DksA family transcriptional regulator, translated as MTEKKRYTDEELQEFKDLISQKLAKAKKDYETLKAVISNSSGNDIEDTSPTFKVLEEGASVLSKEEAGRLAQRQAKFISHLEAALIRIENKNYGVCRETGNLISKERLRAVPHATLSIDAKNKQL; from the coding sequence ATGACTGAAAAAAAACGCTATACAGACGAAGAATTGCAAGAGTTCAAAGACTTGATTTCTCAGAAGCTTGCAAAAGCAAAGAAAGACTATGAAACCTTGAAAGCTGTTATATCTAATAGCTCGGGAAACGATATTGAAGATACTTCTCCTACTTTTAAAGTTCTTGAAGAAGGTGCTTCAGTTTTATCGAAAGAAGAGGCAGGAAGATTGGCACAGCGTCAAGCAAAATTCATTAGTCATTTAGAAGCTGCTCTAATTAGAATAGAGAACAAAAATTATGGAGTTTGTCGTGAGACAGGAAATTTGATTTCTAAAGAAAGATTGCGTGCTGTTCCTCATGCTACACTTAGTATTGATGCGAAGAACAAGCAACTTTAA
- a CDS encoding lipoprotein signal peptidase codes for MSLFKRSVALIVLLLVLDQIVKIWIKTNLMLSEDIPVFGDWFIIHFIENNGMAFGMELEGKWGKVLLSLFRIVAICGIGWYLNDICKKKAPKGLILSIGLIFAGAMGNIIDSAFYGMIFNDSYYQVASFLPEGGGYSSFLHGKVVDMLYFPLIDGNFPSWFPIWGGEHFVFFRPVFNIADSYITIGVALILLFQRKYFIKEHE; via the coding sequence ATGTCCTTATTTAAGAGATCGGTAGCACTAATTGTGTTGCTTCTTGTTTTAGATCAGATTGTTAAAATATGGATCAAAACCAATTTAATGCTATCGGAAGATATTCCGGTATTTGGCGATTGGTTTATCATTCACTTTATCGAGAATAATGGAATGGCATTCGGAATGGAACTGGAAGGCAAGTGGGGGAAGGTATTGCTTAGTCTTTTCAGAATCGTTGCTATTTGTGGTATAGGTTGGTATTTGAATGATATTTGTAAAAAGAAAGCACCTAAGGGGCTAATTCTGTCAATAGGATTAATTTTTGCAGGAGCCATGGGGAATATTATTGACTCTGCTTTTTACGGTATGATTTTTAACGATAGTTACTATCAGGTAGCGAGTTTTCTACCAGAAGGAGGAGGTTACTCTTCATTTCTTCATGGTAAGGTTGTAGATATGCTTTACTTCCCTTTAATAGATGGTAATTTCCCATCCTGGTTTCCTATCTGGGGAGGAGAACATTTTGTATTCTTCCGTCCTGTTTTTAATATTGCAGATTCATATATTACAATAGGTGTTGCTTTAATCCTGTTGTTTCAAAGAAAATATTTTATAAAAGAACATGAATAA
- a CDS encoding ATP-binding protein: MVSEKKSNIKIKVILGYIFVFIAILSSLFIAYGSYNKLLDSVISLSKPDAEMTRMNRVLTNLSEAENKIRIYSLTKKERYLAHYAENILNIQSDLDSLRAYSPDSSKSIFLIDSMNFLLEERADKLERFVWLKRSKEKEKLSEKAMKQLSEVSDATKTKIKTTTTTTTILDTVVRAVEMQKNEQEKKKSFLAKLFSKKEDEKVDSSETVIQRTKVTVDTTYLPQADSLLRSLETMLQTAQAKEQLNREIVSREELRLLEENTIIWDKIKLLLRQLETERLEQLAIDTSLAKRAANDSIFMISVIIIVGFVLGILFIIFILTDITKSNFYRSELVVAKGKAEKLAKVKEDFLAIMSHEIRTPLNAIIGFTNQLNKTQLEEKQKGFVRVLKNSSKHLLGLVNEILDLSKIEAGKLHIENIPFRPHTLIFDVYDVLNVSAENRKFNFNWEYIGDPKINLDSDPFRIKQILLNLGSNAIKFTNEGEVTIKASVIPSDNYSIFEVKVIDTGIGIDESKLETIFEDFSQADSFSARKYGGTGLGLAISRRLARLLGGDLFVESELEKGSCFTLRIPLLESKEETIDSKGVKEIQIPEALKAKRFLVADDDPYSLLLLKTIFGGWGLEADFVEDGLKAFDLVREKNYDLILTDIHMPEMGGIELCRQIRKLTQTQKAEIPIVALTANVRESDLQEYLHSGMTECLVKPFDEAKLIKMLLDLFEHKVDDELLELQLADAVLEESLFDLSQIRQFTTDQELINQILQQFILSANENVALLKDGLQKKDYLGIGEISHKMLSSFNQLRVIDVVPLLTELEELLHKKENANPQFDDISDLIKEVEINTEIVISSIQEEISV; this comes from the coding sequence ATGGTCTCAGAGAAAAAAAGCAATATTAAGATTAAGGTGATACTTGGATATATTTTCGTTTTTATAGCGATTTTATCCTCACTCTTTATTGCTTACGGAAGCTATAATAAGCTTCTCGATTCGGTGATTTCACTTTCGAAGCCAGACGCTGAAATGACCAGAATGAATCGTGTGCTTACCAACCTATCGGAAGCGGAGAACAAAATTAGGATCTATTCTTTAACCAAAAAGGAAAGATACCTAGCGCATTATGCTGAAAATATTTTAAACATACAGTCTGACCTTGATTCCTTAAGAGCATATAGTCCGGATAGTAGTAAATCGATCTTTTTAATTGATTCAATGAACTTTTTATTAGAGGAACGTGCTGATAAGTTAGAGCGGTTTGTTTGGTTAAAAAGGTCGAAAGAGAAAGAGAAATTATCTGAAAAAGCAATGAAACAATTAAGTGAAGTTTCGGATGCCACAAAGACAAAAATTAAAACGACTACGACCACAACAACCATTTTAGACACTGTTGTAAGGGCTGTAGAAATGCAGAAAAATGAACAGGAGAAGAAGAAAAGCTTCTTGGCAAAGTTATTTTCTAAAAAGGAAGATGAAAAAGTAGATTCTTCAGAGACGGTAATTCAAAGAACAAAGGTTACTGTTGATACGACCTATTTGCCACAGGCAGATAGTTTATTGAGAAGTTTGGAAACCATGTTGCAAACTGCACAGGCAAAAGAACAATTGAATAGAGAGATTGTGTCTCGAGAAGAGTTGAGATTATTAGAGGAGAACACGATAATTTGGGATAAAATAAAACTCTTGCTTCGACAATTGGAAACGGAGCGTTTGGAGCAATTAGCTATTGATACAAGTCTTGCAAAGAGAGCTGCAAATGATTCTATTTTCATGATCTCTGTTATTATTATCGTGGGATTCGTTCTCGGAATATTGTTTATCATCTTCATTTTAACAGATATCACGAAAAGTAATTTTTACCGTTCTGAGTTGGTTGTAGCTAAGGGAAAAGCTGAGAAATTGGCGAAGGTGAAAGAGGATTTCTTAGCGATAATGAGTCATGAAATACGAACGCCTTTAAATGCAATTATTGGTTTTACGAATCAATTGAATAAAACCCAACTAGAAGAAAAGCAAAAAGGATTTGTTAGAGTTCTTAAGAATTCTTCGAAGCATTTGTTGGGATTAGTGAATGAGATTCTTGATTTATCTAAAATTGAAGCTGGGAAATTGCACATTGAAAACATCCCATTTCGTCCTCATACTTTGATTTTTGATGTTTATGATGTTTTAAATGTGAGTGCAGAAAATCGCAAATTCAATTTCAATTGGGAATATATTGGCGACCCTAAAATTAATTTAGATAGCGACCCTTTTCGAATCAAACAGATTCTTTTAAACCTAGGTAGCAATGCCATAAAGTTTACCAACGAAGGAGAGGTGACGATAAAGGCCTCGGTTATTCCTAGTGATAATTATTCCATTTTTGAAGTGAAAGTTATTGATACCGGAATAGGGATTGATGAAAGTAAATTAGAAACTATTTTCGAAGATTTTTCTCAGGCAGATTCCTTCTCGGCCAGAAAATATGGAGGAACGGGTTTGGGTCTTGCCATTAGTAGAAGACTAGCCAGATTACTTGGTGGCGATTTGTTTGTAGAGAGTGAGTTGGAAAAAGGTTCCTGTTTTACTTTACGCATACCTCTTTTGGAATCAAAGGAGGAAACTATTGATTCTAAAGGTGTAAAGGAGATTCAAATTCCAGAAGCACTTAAAGCAAAAAGATTTTTAGTTGCTGATGATGATCCGTACAGTTTGTTATTGCTGAAAACGATTTTTGGAGGTTGGGGTTTGGAAGCCGATTTTGTTGAAGATGGCTTAAAAGCTTTTGATTTAGTTCGAGAAAAGAACTATGATCTGATTCTTACAGATATTCATATGCCAGAAATGGGAGGGATTGAGTTGTGTCGACAGATTCGAAAATTAACTCAAACTCAAAAAGCTGAGATTCCAATTGTGGCTTTAACTGCAAATGTAAGGGAGTCTGATTTGCAAGAGTACTTGCATTCAGGAATGACAGAATGTTTGGTTAAACCATTCGATGAGGCCAAACTTATTAAAATGCTTTTGGACTTATTTGAGCATAAGGTAGATGATGAATTGCTTGAACTTCAGCTTGCTGATGCTGTTCTTGAAGAGAGTTTATTTGATTTAAGCCAAATAAGGCAGTTTACAACCGATCAGGAATTAATAAATCAAATACTACAGCAATTTATTTTATCGGCGAATGAGAATGTCGCTTTACTGAAGGATGGATTGCAAAAAAAGGATTACTTAGGGATTGGCGAAATATCACATAAGATGCTAAGCTCATTTAACCAATTAAGGGTGATTGATGTGGTGCCTTTATTGACGGAATTGGAAGAATTACTGCATAAAAAGGAAAATGCAAATCCTCAATTTGATGATATTAGTGATTTAATAAAGGAGGTAGAAATCAATACAGAAATTGTGATTTCTAGCATTCAGGAAGAGATATCGGTTTAG
- a CDS encoding sigma-54-dependent transcriptional regulator — protein MKKILIIDDDPTICLMLQGLLKRKGFDADTVFSAGEALKRLENIQFDLVLSDFRLPDFDGLELLQKIKAMHPHVPVIIMTSYADIRTAVNAIKMGAYEYVTKPLNPDEILLLINSALEKSEEPKSSKKTKEKKKKDEIEFVRGNSSNSLQIDQYIKLVAPTDMSVIIEGESGTGKEIAARRIHHDSKRKKKAFVAVDCGALSNDLAGSELFGHIKGSFTGAINDKEGQFEAAQGGTLFLDEIGNLSYEIQIKLLRALQERKVRRIGSNKDIDVDVRIVVATNEDLSVSVNKGDFREDLYHRLNEFKITVPALRDRNADIELFAKYFLDLSNHELNKEISGFSAEVLEKFKSYSWPGNLREMRNVVRRSVLLSPGEEVELISLPNEILKDSAASNIIVEGSNLKLIQAANEKELIISTLRKVNYNKSKAARMLNIDRKTLYNKIKQYGIEI, from the coding sequence ATGAAGAAGATTTTAATAATTGATGATGATCCAACAATATGCCTGATGCTTCAAGGTTTACTTAAGCGTAAAGGTTTTGATGCTGATACTGTATTTTCTGCAGGAGAAGCCTTAAAAAGATTGGAGAACATTCAATTTGATCTTGTTCTAAGTGATTTTCGTCTTCCTGATTTTGATGGATTGGAACTTCTACAGAAAATAAAGGCCATGCATCCTCATGTACCGGTCATTATCATGACTTCTTATGCTGATATAAGAACGGCAGTGAATGCAATTAAAATGGGCGCTTACGAATACGTAACCAAACCATTAAATCCTGATGAAATTCTATTGCTTATTAATTCAGCCTTAGAAAAATCAGAAGAGCCAAAGAGTTCAAAAAAGACAAAAGAAAAAAAGAAAAAAGATGAGATTGAATTTGTTCGAGGAAACAGTTCGAATTCTCTTCAAATAGATCAATACATTAAACTGGTTGCTCCTACTGATATGTCGGTTATTATTGAAGGGGAAAGTGGTACTGGGAAAGAAATTGCAGCACGTAGAATTCATCACGATAGCAAAAGAAAGAAAAAAGCATTTGTTGCTGTAGATTGCGGTGCCTTATCGAACGATTTAGCTGGAAGTGAACTTTTTGGTCATATAAAAGGATCTTTTACAGGAGCAATTAACGATAAAGAAGGACAATTTGAAGCCGCTCAAGGTGGAACTCTATTTCTTGATGAAATTGGAAATCTATCTTACGAGATTCAAATTAAGCTATTAAGAGCTTTGCAAGAACGAAAAGTAAGACGTATAGGGAGCAATAAAGATATTGATGTAGATGTTCGAATTGTCGTTGCAACCAATGAAGATCTTTCTGTATCAGTAAATAAAGGTGATTTTAGAGAAGATCTGTATCACCGATTAAATGAATTTAAAATTACTGTTCCTGCTCTACGAGATCGAAATGCAGACATTGAATTGTTTGCTAAATATTTCCTAGACTTATCGAATCATGAACTAAATAAAGAAATCTCTGGCTTTAGCGCCGAGGTTTTAGAGAAGTTCAAATCTTACTCATGGCCGGGTAATTTAAGAGAAATGCGCAATGTCGTGCGAAGATCTGTTCTACTTAGTCCTGGAGAGGAAGTTGAATTAATTAGTTTGCCAAACGAAATTCTTAAAGATAGTGCAGCATCTAACATTATTGTTGAAGGTTCGAACCTTAAGCTAATTCAGGCTGCAAATGAAAAAGAATTGATCATATCTACCCTTAGAAAAGTAAATTACAATAAATCGAAAGCGGCTAGAATGCTCAATATCGATAGAAAAACCTTGTACAATAAGATAAAGCAATACGGAATTGAAATCTAA
- the rnr gene encoding ribonuclease R, giving the protein MAKKIKKKNKKESPRYNRKSLSKLIDGIFSNNPTKTFNYKQISSALEIKDMGTKQLIVGILYDLVDLDALTEISTGKFKLKSRMGNITGTVDMTARGAAFIVSDDIEEDVFVSQANLNRALHGDTVTVYLYARKKSKQPEGEVVEIIKRKKTSFVGVVQTSKNFAFLIPLGRNMPHDIFIPLSQLNGAVDGDKAIAQMTEWPKKAKNPIGRITDVLGKSGDNDTEMHSILAEFDLPYKFPEHVNEAAEEISDEITKEEIAKRRDFRDITTFTIDPADAKDFDDALSLRKLEDGNWEVGVHIADVTHYVRPGSIIEQEACERATSVYLVDRVVPMLPERLSNGLCSLRPNEEKLTYSAVFEMDENGDISKTWIGRTVICSDRRFTYEEAQNVIETGEGDYEEEILCLDKIAKKLRARRFKQGAIDFDRYEVKFDIDENGKPLSVYFKESKDSNKLIEEFMLLANKKVAESVGRVPKGKTAKTFVYRTHDQPNTQKLETFNNFIHKFGYSLKTTNASAISTSLNTLLHDVKGENIQNLVETLAIRSMAKAEYTTNNVGHYGLHFDYYSHFTSPIRRYPDMMIHRLLNQYENGGKSANLDKTESQCKHCSDMEQRAAQAERSSIKYKQVEFMIDNVGEEFEGTISGVTEWGFYVELNDNKCEGMVSIRELEDDYYEFDEENYCIVGRHHRKIYQLGDEVKILVTKANLAAKQLDFVLADSDPK; this is encoded by the coding sequence ATGGCAAAAAAAATTAAGAAAAAAAATAAAAAAGAAAGCCCAAGATATAACCGCAAAAGTTTATCAAAACTTATTGATGGTATTTTTTCAAACAACCCAACAAAAACATTCAATTACAAACAGATTTCCAGTGCTTTAGAAATTAAAGACATGGGAACAAAACAATTAATTGTTGGTATTCTATACGATTTAGTTGACTTGGATGCACTGACTGAAATTTCAACAGGAAAATTCAAGCTAAAATCGAGAATGGGCAACATTACGGGAACTGTTGATATGACAGCTCGTGGTGCAGCATTTATTGTATCAGACGATATTGAAGAAGACGTTTTTGTATCACAAGCAAACCTTAATCGTGCATTGCATGGCGATACAGTTACTGTCTACTTATACGCACGTAAAAAAAGCAAACAGCCTGAGGGAGAAGTTGTCGAAATTATTAAAAGGAAGAAAACCAGTTTTGTTGGAGTTGTTCAAACCTCAAAAAACTTTGCTTTTTTAATTCCTCTTGGAAGAAATATGCCTCACGATATTTTTATTCCTTTGTCACAACTAAATGGAGCGGTAGATGGCGATAAAGCTATTGCTCAGATGACAGAATGGCCTAAGAAAGCGAAGAATCCTATAGGGCGAATAACGGATGTATTAGGGAAATCAGGTGACAACGATACCGAGATGCATTCGATTCTTGCAGAGTTCGATTTGCCATATAAGTTTCCGGAGCATGTGAACGAAGCGGCAGAAGAAATCTCTGATGAGATCACTAAAGAAGAGATTGCTAAACGACGTGACTTTAGAGATATCACGACTTTTACAATTGACCCGGCTGATGCAAAGGACTTTGATGATGCTTTATCGCTTCGAAAATTAGAGGATGGCAATTGGGAAGTTGGTGTTCATATTGCCGATGTAACGCATTATGTGCGTCCGGGAAGCATTATTGAGCAAGAAGCCTGCGAGCGTGCAACTTCAGTTTATTTGGTTGATCGAGTTGTACCGATGTTACCAGAGCGTTTATCGAATGGCTTGTGCTCATTGCGTCCTAATGAAGAGAAATTGACTTACTCGGCGGTGTTTGAGATGGATGAGAATGGTGATATCAGTAAAACCTGGATTGGTAGAACGGTAATTTGTTCTGATCGTCGTTTTACCTATGAAGAAGCTCAAAATGTAATTGAAACAGGCGAGGGGGATTATGAGGAAGAGATTCTTTGCCTCGATAAAATAGCTAAAAAGCTAAGAGCACGACGATTTAAGCAAGGTGCTATTGATTTTGACCGATATGAAGTGAAATTCGATATCGATGAAAACGGAAAACCGCTTAGTGTTTACTTTAAAGAGTCGAAAGATTCGAATAAGTTGATTGAAGAATTTATGCTTTTGGCAAATAAAAAAGTGGCTGAGTCAGTTGGTCGGGTACCAAAAGGGAAAACAGCTAAAACTTTTGTTTACAGAACACACGATCAACCCAATACACAAAAGCTGGAAACCTTCAATAACTTTATTCACAAGTTTGGCTATAGTCTTAAAACAACCAATGCAAGTGCAATATCAACATCCTTAAACACATTATTACATGATGTGAAAGGTGAGAACATTCAGAATTTGGTTGAGACATTGGCGATACGATCAATGGCAAAAGCTGAATATACGACCAATAATGTAGGCCACTATGGTTTGCATTTCGATTACTATTCACACTTTACATCACCAATTCGTCGTTATCCGGATATGATGATTCATCGTTTGTTGAACCAGTATGAAAATGGTGGAAAATCGGCTAATTTGGATAAAACCGAATCGCAGTGTAAGCATTGTAGTGATATGGAGCAACGTGCTGCTCAGGCAGAACGTTCCTCAATCAAGTACAAGCAAGTTGAGTTTATGATCGACAATGTGGGTGAGGAATTTGAAGGAACCATTTCGGGCGTTACTGAATGGGGATTCTACGTAGAACTGAATGACAACAAGTGTGAGGGAATGGTTTCTATTCGTGAGCTGGAGGATGATTATTATGAGTTTGACGAAGAGAACTACTGTATTGTTGGTCGTCATCACAGAAAAATATACCAATTAGGCGATGAGGTGAAGATACTTGTTACAAAAGCAAACTTGGCTGCTAAGCAACTGGATTTTGTTTTAGCTGATTCAGATCCAAAATAA
- the cysS gene encoding cysteine--tRNA ligase, with the protein MENKLFIYNTLNRKKELFEPINAPHVGLYVCGPTVYGDAHLGHSRPAITFDILFRFLKHSGYKVRYVRNITDVGHLVNDADEGEDKIAQKARLEELEPMEVVQYFTDRYHTNMDDLNVLKPSIEPRASGHIIEQMEVIDKLFENGFAYESNGSVYFDVESYSKQHDYGKLSGRKIEDLISNTRELEGQSEKKNSFDFALWKKANPEHIMRWPSKWSDGFPGWHLECSAMSQKYLGSEFDIHGGGLDLQFPHHECEIAQSTGAHGHEAVRYWMHNNMITINGQKMGKSLGNFITLDQLFSGDNDVLEQAYSPMTIRFFILQAHYRSPLDFSNDALKAAEKGFNRLMAAVATLDKIKSGAESTVNVEELKTKAYAALNDDINTPILIAHLFDGVKMINSLAAGKEQITAEQLEDLKKLYNELVYDVLGLKDEKEAEGGANEILDKLISLLLTTRNEAKQNKDWATADKIRDELNSYGIAIKDTKDGSEWEIIQ; encoded by the coding sequence ATGGAAAACAAGTTGTTCATTTATAACACATTAAATCGCAAAAAAGAATTGTTCGAACCAATAAACGCTCCTCATGTTGGCTTATATGTATGTGGGCCTACTGTTTATGGTGATGCGCATTTAGGGCACTCTCGTCCAGCAATTACATTCGATATATTATTCCGTTTCCTAAAGCATTCTGGTTACAAAGTGCGTTACGTTCGTAACATTACCGATGTTGGACACCTTGTAAACGATGCTGACGAAGGAGAAGATAAAATTGCTCAAAAGGCTCGTTTAGAAGAGTTAGAGCCAATGGAAGTGGTTCAGTATTTTACGGATCGCTACCACACCAATATGGATGACTTAAATGTACTAAAGCCAAGTATTGAGCCTCGTGCTTCCGGTCACATTATTGAGCAAATGGAAGTGATTGATAAATTGTTTGAGAATGGTTTTGCCTACGAAAGCAACGGTTCGGTTTATTTCGATGTAGAATCATACAGCAAGCAACACGATTACGGTAAGCTTTCCGGTAGAAAAATTGAAGATCTTATCTCAAACACTCGCGAGCTGGAAGGACAAAGCGAAAAGAAAAATAGCTTCGACTTTGCACTTTGGAAAAAAGCGAATCCTGAACATATCATGCGATGGCCATCAAAATGGAGCGATGGTTTCCCGGGATGGCACCTTGAATGTTCGGCTATGAGTCAAAAATATTTAGGTTCTGAGTTTGATATTCATGGCGGTGGACTTGACTTACAATTCCCTCACCACGAATGTGAGATTGCACAATCAACAGGAGCACACGGTCACGAAGCAGTTCGTTACTGGATGCACAACAACATGATCACCATCAATGGTCAGAAGATGGGAAAATCATTGGGTAACTTTATTACGCTTGATCAACTGTTCTCTGGTGACAACGATGTGTTAGAGCAAGCTTACAGTCCTATGACGATTCGTTTCTTCATATTACAAGCACATTACCGTAGTCCTCTTGATTTCTCAAATGATGCGCTTAAGGCTGCAGAAAAAGGATTCAACAGATTGATGGCTGCAGTTGCAACTCTTGATAAAATTAAATCTGGCGCAGAGTCAACAGTTAATGTTGAAGAGCTAAAAACAAAAGCTTATGCGGCATTAAATGATGATATCAATACGCCAATTCTAATTGCTCATCTTTTCGATGGTGTAAAAATGATCAACTCATTAGCAGCAGGCAAAGAGCAAATCACAGCAGAGCAACTCGAAGATCTTAAGAAACTTTATAACGAATTGGTTTATGATGTTCTTGGATTGAAAGATGAAAAAGAAGCTGAGGGAGGAGCCAATGAGATTCTTGATAAGCTAATTTCTTTATTGCTTACAACCCGAAACGAAGCAAAACAAAATAAAGATTGGGCGACTGCTGATAAAATTCGTGACGAATTAAACAGTTATGGTATCGCCATTAAGGATACAAAAGATGGTTCCGAATGGGAAATCATTCAATAA
- a CDS encoding glutaminyl-peptide cyclotransferase has protein sequence MKISSFLTLVLVFILSSCNGNSVNRDNGKANSSAQVVEKTIEFVNSLRIKSPHRGDVFSYGKQIEIVINPKKKKIEIDSIQIFGDGELVGSLKQKPWVAKWTPMKAKMGRHNLKILAYQEDGKVGLVNTYINIKSDKAPVEYSFEIVKSYPHDKRAYTQGLFFHDGYLYEGTGQQGESSLRKVKLENGEALSLLNLEQEYFGEGITYYQGKIIQLTWNSGKAFVMDAETFEKTDTFYPQTNKRECWGITTMKDELVITDGSNALYFFDPNSYERKRVVEVYDNVGKVDSLNELEYINGKIFANVWLTDRIVIINPATGQVEGSLNLGSIMTMSDKRKLRDGDDVLNGIAYDSANDRIFVTGKRWPKMFEIKLKEN, from the coding sequence ATGAAGATTTCTTCTTTCTTAACACTTGTTCTGGTTTTTATACTTTCATCGTGTAATGGTAATAGTGTGAATCGCGACAATGGCAAAGCTAATTCATCGGCACAGGTTGTCGAAAAAACAATTGAGTTTGTAAATAGCTTACGCATTAAGAGTCCGCACAGAGGTGATGTATTCAGCTATGGAAAACAAATTGAGATTGTAATTAATCCTAAAAAGAAGAAAATTGAGATTGATTCAATTCAAATATTTGGAGATGGCGAATTGGTAGGAAGTTTGAAGCAAAAGCCTTGGGTAGCAAAATGGACTCCTATGAAAGCTAAAATGGGAAGACATAACCTAAAAATATTGGCTTATCAAGAAGATGGGAAAGTAGGATTGGTCAATACTTACATCAATATTAAATCCGATAAGGCTCCTGTTGAATACTCTTTTGAAATTGTGAAATCTTACCCTCATGATAAAAGAGCTTACACGCAAGGATTGTTTTTCCACGATGGTTATTTATACGAAGGAACTGGTCAGCAAGGAGAATCTTCACTTCGAAAAGTAAAATTAGAAAATGGAGAAGCACTTTCATTGTTGAATTTGGAACAAGAATATTTTGGAGAAGGAATTACCTACTATCAAGGAAAAATCATCCAATTGACCTGGAATTCGGGAAAGGCTTTCGTGATGGATGCCGAAACATTCGAAAAGACAGATACTTTTTACCCACAAACCAATAAAAGAGAATGTTGGGGAATTACTACAATGAAAGATGAATTGGTCATTACCGATGGTTCTAATGCCTTGTATTTTTTCGATCCGAACAGTTATGAGAGAAAACGGGTTGTTGAAGTATATGATAATGTTGGAAAAGTTGATAGCTTAAATGAATTAGAATATATCAACGGTAAAATTTTTGCTAATGTTTGGCTAACCGATCGTATTGTCATTATTAATCCTGCAACAGGTCAAGTTGAAGGAAGCCTAAATTTGGGTTCAATTATGACCATGTCGGATAAGCGAAAATTGAGAGATGGCGATGATGTATTAAATGGAATTGCCTATGATTCAGCTAATGATCGCATTTTTGTTACGGGTAAGAGATGGCCTAAAATGTTTGAAATCAAACTGAAAGAAAACTAG
- a CDS encoding glycerate kinase encodes MKKLILAPDKFKGSLTGMEFCDAIERGIRKHTSDIEIVKLPLADGGDGTIEVLNYYLNGEMISLEVHDPLHRKIQASYLYSESKKTAFIEMAEASGIRLLKNDEANPLQASTYGTGELIKDAIERGVEHIILGIGGSATNDAGMGMARALGYRFFDCDEKELKGIGADLNQLAFIDDSEVHENLSKIKVEVACDVDNPLYGPNGAAYVYSRQKGATDEMIIELDGGLINFCELVNRQFKRNLQTIKGAGAAGGLGAGCILFLNAKLNSGIDLIKNEANFDKNIKGADWVITGEGKLDDQTFSGKVIRGVLDSITKEKLAVFCGVVDLTDARRKEISIDHISEIATYATDVDDSIANAGIYLEKSAEEFANSYL; translated from the coding sequence ATGAAGAAACTAATATTAGCTCCAGATAAATTTAAAGGTTCGCTAACGGGAATGGAGTTTTGCGATGCTATTGAAAGAGGCATCCGAAAGCATACTTCGGATATTGAAATCGTAAAATTGCCTTTGGCAGATGGTGGTGATGGCACAATTGAGGTCCTGAACTATTATCTGAATGGAGAAATGATCTCTTTGGAGGTTCATGATCCTTTGCATAGAAAAATTCAGGCTAGTTACCTGTATTCCGAAAGCAAAAAAACGGCTTTTATCGAAATGGCCGAAGCTTCGGGTATTCGTTTACTTAAAAACGATGAGGCGAACCCATTGCAGGCAAGTACTTATGGTACCGGAGAATTAATTAAAGATGCTATTGAGAGAGGCGTAGAACATATTATTTTGGGTATTGGTGGTAGTGCTACTAACGATGCTGGTATGGGAATGGCGAGAGCCTTAGGATATCGCTTTTTTGATTGTGACGAGAAGGAACTGAAAGGTATTGGAGCAGATTTAAACCAATTGGCTTTTATTGATGATTCGGAAGTGCATGAAAACTTGTCTAAAATTAAAGTGGAAGTAGCATGCGATGTAGATAATCCATTGTATGGTCCTAATGGTGCTGCTTACGTTTATTCTCGGCAAAAAGGAGCCACTGATGAAATGATAATAGAACTGGATGGTGGTTTAATCAATTTTTGCGAATTGGTAAACAGGCAATTTAAGAGAAATTTACAAACAATTAAAGGAGCGGGAGCTGCTGGTGGCTTAGGGGCAGGTTGTATTTTGTTTTTAAATGCAAAGTTAAATTCGGGTATCGATTTAATAAAGAATGAAGCCAATTTCGATAAGAATATTAAAGGTGCCGATTGGGTAATAACAGGAGAAGGAAAACTAGATGATCAAACATTCTCGGGAAAAGTAATTAGAGGTGTTTTGGATTCAATAACAAAAGAAAAATTAGCTGTTTTTTGCGGTGTAGTCGATTTGACCGATGCTCGAAGAAAAGAAATTAGCATCGATCACATATCAGAAATTGCTACTTACGCTACCGATGTAGATGATTCCATTGCTAATGCAGGAATTTATCTTGAAAAATCGGCGGAAGAGTTCGCAAACAGCTATTTATAG